The following proteins are encoded in a genomic region of Cydia strobilella chromosome 19, ilCydStro3.1, whole genome shotgun sequence:
- the LOC134750198 gene encoding glucose dehydrogenase [FAD, quinone]-like, with amino-acid sequence MWACDPALTTPILESYSAAGPLFVQALQGFLAAQCALAGDHLWPDDATDTVLQDPNYDFIVVGAGSAGAVLANRLTEVTDWKVLLVEAGGNPSLGTMVPQAFVTNIGGPDDWGYRPVPQEGACRSYATKSCAWPRGKTLGGCSAINGMHYVRGNKLDYDEWAAAGNHGWSYDDVLPYFKKSENFTGTLNEDTIPYHSTGGYLSVEDTKHIHDIEKIIIKAATEIGMESLYDINGSSQMGITRAFSTTKNGVRHSTASAFLSPIKQRTNLYVIKNTMAKKILFKPNTRDVKSVVLNKNGKEFVVKAKKEIIISAGAINSPQLLMLSGIGPRKHLEDLNIDVKVDLPVGENLQDHLYVPTYFTLPGDKDTLGLVQIAGAFAEYITHNTGILSDTSPHKVICFYNTTDPKASTPDVEFHQVFVPPNSYNFVDIFSVHGMNENLIKKFRELNENNHLLIMALVLLRPKSKGRIILKSTDHNDHPLIYANYLQEQDDVLTVIRGFKQYALKFEETDAFKQIGLKQQWIEIEACKMFETDSDDFLECVARETTFSLYHPVGTVKMGPDGDSSAVLDPELKVKNVKGLRVVDASIMPDITRGNTNAPTIMIAEKAADMIKAFWSKGHTEL; translated from the exons ATGTGGGCGTGTGACCCGGCGTTGACGACACCAATTCTAGAGAGCTACAGTGCAGCAGGGCCGCTATTCGTTCAAGCTCTACAGGGGTTCTTAGCGGCACAGTGCGCCCTGGCCGGCGATCACTTGTGGCCTGATGACGCTACTGACACTGTTCTTCAAG ATCCCAATTATGACTTCATCGTGGTGGGGGCAGGGTCGGCCGGTGCCGTTTTGGCGAACCGTCTGACGGAAGTTACTGACTGGAAGGTTCTGCTCGTGGAGGCGGGCGGTAACCCCTCGCTAGGAACTATG GTACCCCAAGCATTTGTTACCAACATTGGTGGTCCCGATGACTGGGGCTACCGGCCGGTCCCTCAAGAAGGGGCCTGTCGGTCCTACGCCACGAAGAGCTGCGCCTGGCCGCGAGGCAAGACCCTCGGCGGCTGCAGCGCCATCAACGGCATGCACTACGTCAGAGGCAACAAACTCGACTATGATGAATGGGCCGCCGCCGGCAACCACGGCTGGAGCTATGATGATGTCCTACCGTACTTTAAGAAAAGTGAAAACTTCACGGGAACCTTAAACGAAGACACAATCCCGTACCATAGTACTGGTGGATACCTAAGCGTAGAGGACACTAAACATATTCATGACATTGAAAAAATCATTATCAAAGCTGCTACGGAAATCGGCATGGAATCGCTGTACGATATAAATGGCAGTAGCCAAATGGGCATCACCAGAGCTTTCAGCACAACCAAAAATGGAGTCAGACACAGCACAGCATCCGCTTTTCTAAGCCCAATAAAACAACGCACGAATCTATATGTCATcaaaaatacgatggcaaagaaAATTTTGTTTAAACCGAACACCCGTGACGTGAAAAGTGTAGTTTTGAATAAGAATGGCAAAGAATTTGTTGTGAAAGCTAAAAAAGAGATAATAATATCAGCTGGTGCTATCAATTCACCCCAGTTGCTAATGTTGTCTGGAATAGGACCTCGAAAACATTTAGAAGACTTAAATATAGACGTTAAAGTTGATTTACCTGTAGGGGAAAACTTACAAGATCACTTATATGTCCCTACCTACTTCACACTGCCCGGCGATAAAGATACGCTTGGACTGGTTCAAATTGCGGGAGCGTTCGCGGAATATATAACACATAACACAGGAATATTGTCGGACACAAGCCCCCATAAAGTGATTTGTTTCTACAATACAACGGATCCCAAAGCGAGCACTCCAGATGTAGAGTTTCATCAGGTATTTGTGCCTCCGAACTCTTATAATTTTGTAGACATTTTTAGTGTACATGGAATGAatgaaaacttaataaaaaagtttCGCGAATTAAATGAGAACAATCATTTACTTATAATGGCCTTAGTTTTGCTGAGACCAAAGTCTAAAGGACGTATTATCCTTAAGAGCACCGATCATAATGACCATCCATTGATTTATGCCAACTACTTGCAAGAACAAGACGACGTCCTCACAGTGATAAGGGGTTTCAAACAATACGCCTTAAAGTTTGAAGAAACAGATGCATTTAAGCAGATTGGTTTAAAACAACAATGGATAGAAATAGAAGCATGCAAAATGTTCGAGACAGATTCAGACGACTTTTTAGAATGTGTTGCAAGAGAAACTACATTTTCCCTTTATCATCCTGTTGGAACTGTAAAAATGGGGCCAGATGGAGATAGCAGTGCAGTACTCGATCCggaattaaaagttaaaaatgtgAAAGGTCTAAGAGTGGTGGATGCCAGTATCATGCCAGATATCACGCGAGGAAATACAAACGCTCCAACAATCATGATTGCCGAGAAAGCAGCCGACATGATAAAAGCATTCTGGTCTAAAGGGCATACGGAACTATAA